In Candidatus Eisenbacteria bacterium, the genomic window GAACCTCGGATCGAAGCGCTTCCCCGTGCCGCTGCGCGAGGCATCCCATCACCACGAGCCTCTGGCTCGGGCGAGCCTTCTTCCCCTCGGCCAGCTCCAGAATCGACCTGATCGACTCGCGCTCGGCCGCCGCCAGGAAGGCGCAGGTATTGACGAGGACCGCGTCGGCCTCCGCGATCGTCGATGTGACGGCGAGACCCTCTCGGAGGATCTGACCGGCCAAGAGGTCGGAATCGGCCACGTTCTTGGGGCAGCCGAGCGTGATCAGAGCGATCCGCGGTTGTCTCGCACGGACTCTCATCCGCCCCCGCCCGCGTCGATCACCTCGGTGCCTTCGGGGGGCGCGAAGCGGAAGTCATCCGGTCCGAGGCCTGGATCGTCGCGCAGACTGAGGATCCGGACTCGCGTTCTGTTCCCTTCCGCGTCGATGACCTCGCAGGCGATGAGCTCGGCGGTGGCTTCGCGCAACCACACCCTCAGCTCCGCCAGGGAGAGGTTCGCGCCGGGCGCGAGCTCCAGGCGCAGGATCCCCTCGCCCATGCTTGTGTCGCTCCGGGCCGAGCGTCCTCTGGCCCCCACCAGGGCCCAGTTGAACAGGTCGGCCCCGAGGCGGGCGTCGGGGGACAAGGGGGTGCGGAAGGCCTGCTTCTGATCCTCCATGTAGGTCCAGACGTGTTTGCCGTCGCAGACCTGCCGCTGCCTGTGCGGGGGATCG contains:
- a CDS encoding outer membrane lipoprotein carrier protein LolA codes for the protein MKAIWRSGMPSRSPGRASPADIRLLPALIAAALLCCAAGASRAEDRPLGAGGRAPSPTDGDSAAAEVLLVRVKEAWNARGSLVATIEQTQEFAGFDEPLVSRGKLRILKPSYFDLRFDPPHRQRQVCDGKHVWTYMEDQKQAFRTPLSPDARLGADLFNWALVGARGRSARSDTSMGEGILRLELAPGANLSLAELRVWLREATAELIACEVIDAEGNRTRVRILSLRDDPGLGPDDFRFAPPEGTEVIDAGGGG